Proteins from one Limanda limanda chromosome 9, fLimLim1.1, whole genome shotgun sequence genomic window:
- the fnbp1l gene encoding formin-binding protein 1-like isoform X1 produces the protein MSWGTELWDQFDNLDKHTQWGIDFLERYSKFVKERLDIEQSYAKQLRGLVKKYCPKRSKEEEPRFTSCVSFYSILNELNDYAGQREVVAEEIAHKVYGELMTYSQDLKAERKHHLQEGRKAQQYLDHSWKQMDNSKKKFERECKEAEKCQLTFDRLDNDINATKSEVEKSKAQLYLRTHMADESKNEYAAQLQNFNGEQWKHFNNAIPHIFKNLQDMDERRTVKLGETYRSFAEAERRVIPIVSKCLEGMVSAAKAVNERKDSVIVVESFKSGFDPPGDFPFEDFSQNLSRSGSDGTISNTPKGERDKDGGPPPRSDPKHPMSRTKNKLWLFGKKPKAPSLEDFSHLPPEQRRKRLQQKIDELNRELQKEQDARDALNKMKDVYEKNPQMGDPVSLQPKISETICNMEKLRSELHKNETWLSEVEGKHSSRGDRRHSADNHHQTPQGRESPEGSYTDDTSQEHHTPHPRRPSPSPSKPVNPNPDPHEFDDEFDDDDPLPVIGHCKALYSFGGQNEGTLVMAEDEVLYIIEEDKGDGWTRVRKQSGEEGYVPTSYVEITMEKNSKGAVTYI, from the exons GACCAGTTTGATAATCTGGACAAACACACTCAGTGGGGGATTGATTTTCTGGAGCGCTATTCAAAGTTTGTCAAGGAAAGGCTGGACATTGAGCAAAGCTATGCCAAGCAACTacg gGGCTTGGTGAAGAAATATTGCCCGAAACGCtccaaggaggaggagccgag GTTCACATCATGTGTGTCGTTCTACTCCATACTGAATGAACTCAACGACTATGCCGGTCAGAGGGAGGTGGTGGCGGAGGAGATTGCTCACAAGGTGTACGGAGAGCTGATGACTTACAGTCAGGACCTCAAAGCTGAGAGGAAGCAT CATCTTCAGGAGGGCAGGAAGGCCCAGCAGTATTTGGATCATAGCTGGAAACAGATGGACAAC AGTAAAAAGAAGTTTGAGAGGGAGTGTAAAGAAGCAGAGAAATGCCAGCTGACCTTCGACCGGTTAGATAATGACATCAACGCCACCAAGTCAGAAGTGGAGAAG tccAAAGCCCAGTTATACCTGCGGACTCACATGGCCGATGAGAGTAAGAACGAATACGCCGCTCAGCTACAGAACTTCAACGGAGAGCAGTGGAAACATTTCAACAACGCCATTCCGCACATCTTCAAG AATCTGCAGGACATGGATGAACGTCGGACGGTGAAGCTGGGCGAGACGTACCGGAGCTTCGCTGAGGCGGAGCGGAGAGTCATTCCCATCGTCTCCAAATGTCTAGAAGGAATGGTGTCTGCTGCCAAAGCTGTCAATGAACGAAAG GATTCGGTCATTGTCGTGGAGTCATTCAAGTCCGGCTTCGACCCTCCAGGCGACTTCCCCTTCGAGGACTTCAGCCAGAATCTGAGCAGGTCGGGTTCAGACGGGACCATCAGCAACACGCCCAAAGGAGAACGAGACAAAGACGGGGGGCCGCCGCCGAGATCAGACCCCAAACATCCTATGAGCAGAACCAAGAACAAGCTGTGGCTGTTTGGGAAGAAACCAAAG GCTCCGTCTCTGGAGGATTTCAGTCACCTCCCCCccgagcagaggaggaagaggctgcagCAGAAGATCGACGAGCTCAACAGAGAGCTCCAGAAAGAGCAGGATGCGAG agATGCCctgaacaagatgaaggacgtgtACGAGAAGAACCCACAGATGGGAGACCCCGTCAGTCTGCAACCCAAAATATCAGAGACCATTTGTAACATGGAGAAACTGCGCTCGGAACTCCACAAAAACGAG ACTTGGTTATCTGAGGTGGAGGGAAAGCACAGctccagaggagacaggagacacagCGCCGACAATCACCATCAAACCCCCCAAGGCAGAGAAAG CCCTGAGGGCAGCTACACAGACGACACCAGTCAGGAGCATCACACGCCTCACCCCCGCCGCCCGAGTCCCAGTCCTTCAAAGCCCGTCAACCCCAACCCGGACCCTCACGAGTTCGACGATGAATTCGATGACGACGACCCGCTGCCTGTCATCGGACACTGCAAAGCGCTGTACTCTTTCGGCG GTCAGAACGAGGGGACGCTGGTGATGGCAGAAGATGAG GTGTTGTACATCATCGAGGAGGACAAGGGCGACGGCTGGACGCGGGTCAGGAAGCAGAGCGGCGAGGAGGGCTACGTCCCCACCTCCTACGTAGAAATCACCATGGAGAAGAACAGCAAAGGTGCTGTCACCTACATCTGA
- the fnbp1l gene encoding formin-binding protein 1-like isoform X2: MSWGTELWDQFDNLDKHTQWGIDFLERYSKFVKERLDIEQSYAKQLRGLVKKYCPKRSKEEEPRFTSCVSFYSILNELNDYAGQREVVAEEIAHKVYGELMTYSQDLKAERKHHLQEGRKAQQYLDHSWKQMDNSKKKFERECKEAEKCQLTFDRLDNDINATKSEVEKSKAQLYLRTHMADESKNEYAAQLQNFNGEQWKHFNNAIPHIFKNLQDMDERRTVKLGETYRSFAEAERRVIPIVSKCLEGMVSAAKAVNERKDSVIVVESFKSGFDPPGDFPFEDFSQNLSRSGSDGTISNTPKGERDKDGGPPPRSDPKHPMSRTKNKLWLFGKKPKAPSLEDFSHLPPEQRRKRLQQKIDELNRELQKEQDARDALNKMKDVYEKNPQMGDPVSLQPKISETICNMEKLRSELHKNETWLSEVEGKHSSRGDRRHSADNHHQTPQGRESPEGSYTDDTSQEHHTPHPRRPSPSPSKPVNPNPDPHEFDDEFDDDDPLPVIGHCKALYSFGGQNEGTLVMAEDEVLYIIEEDKGDGWTRVRKQSGEEGYVPTSYVEITMEKNSKGS, translated from the exons GACCAGTTTGATAATCTGGACAAACACACTCAGTGGGGGATTGATTTTCTGGAGCGCTATTCAAAGTTTGTCAAGGAAAGGCTGGACATTGAGCAAAGCTATGCCAAGCAACTacg gGGCTTGGTGAAGAAATATTGCCCGAAACGCtccaaggaggaggagccgag GTTCACATCATGTGTGTCGTTCTACTCCATACTGAATGAACTCAACGACTATGCCGGTCAGAGGGAGGTGGTGGCGGAGGAGATTGCTCACAAGGTGTACGGAGAGCTGATGACTTACAGTCAGGACCTCAAAGCTGAGAGGAAGCAT CATCTTCAGGAGGGCAGGAAGGCCCAGCAGTATTTGGATCATAGCTGGAAACAGATGGACAAC AGTAAAAAGAAGTTTGAGAGGGAGTGTAAAGAAGCAGAGAAATGCCAGCTGACCTTCGACCGGTTAGATAATGACATCAACGCCACCAAGTCAGAAGTGGAGAAG tccAAAGCCCAGTTATACCTGCGGACTCACATGGCCGATGAGAGTAAGAACGAATACGCCGCTCAGCTACAGAACTTCAACGGAGAGCAGTGGAAACATTTCAACAACGCCATTCCGCACATCTTCAAG AATCTGCAGGACATGGATGAACGTCGGACGGTGAAGCTGGGCGAGACGTACCGGAGCTTCGCTGAGGCGGAGCGGAGAGTCATTCCCATCGTCTCCAAATGTCTAGAAGGAATGGTGTCTGCTGCCAAAGCTGTCAATGAACGAAAG GATTCGGTCATTGTCGTGGAGTCATTCAAGTCCGGCTTCGACCCTCCAGGCGACTTCCCCTTCGAGGACTTCAGCCAGAATCTGAGCAGGTCGGGTTCAGACGGGACCATCAGCAACACGCCCAAAGGAGAACGAGACAAAGACGGGGGGCCGCCGCCGAGATCAGACCCCAAACATCCTATGAGCAGAACCAAGAACAAGCTGTGGCTGTTTGGGAAGAAACCAAAG GCTCCGTCTCTGGAGGATTTCAGTCACCTCCCCCccgagcagaggaggaagaggctgcagCAGAAGATCGACGAGCTCAACAGAGAGCTCCAGAAAGAGCAGGATGCGAG agATGCCctgaacaagatgaaggacgtgtACGAGAAGAACCCACAGATGGGAGACCCCGTCAGTCTGCAACCCAAAATATCAGAGACCATTTGTAACATGGAGAAACTGCGCTCGGAACTCCACAAAAACGAG ACTTGGTTATCTGAGGTGGAGGGAAAGCACAGctccagaggagacaggagacacagCGCCGACAATCACCATCAAACCCCCCAAGGCAGAGAAAG CCCTGAGGGCAGCTACACAGACGACACCAGTCAGGAGCATCACACGCCTCACCCCCGCCGCCCGAGTCCCAGTCCTTCAAAGCCCGTCAACCCCAACCCGGACCCTCACGAGTTCGACGATGAATTCGATGACGACGACCCGCTGCCTGTCATCGGACACTGCAAAGCGCTGTACTCTTTCGGCG GTCAGAACGAGGGGACGCTGGTGATGGCAGAAGATGAG GTGTTGTACATCATCGAGGAGGACAAGGGCGACGGCTGGACGCGGGTCAGGAAGCAGAGCGGCGAGGAGGGCTACGTCCCCACCTCCTACGTAGAAATCACCATGGAGAAGAACAGCAAAG GTTCCTGA